The Impatiens glandulifera chromosome 3, dImpGla2.1, whole genome shotgun sequence genome contains a region encoding:
- the LOC124929415 gene encoding probable methyltransferase PMT21: MKHKDDDEKPIIHPDKRSRLFPMSIVFIVLCSFSFYLGGNFCSYNKNNNNNNTHRLFDDSPKKAAAIAITSVQKIKPISFPQCSIDYQDYTPCTDPKRWRKYGLHRLTFMERHCPPAFDRKECLVPPPKGYKVPIKWPQSKNQCWYRNVPYNWINKVKSNQNWLRKEGERFLFPGGGTMFPNGVSKYVDSMEALIPEMKDGTVRTAIDTGCGVASWGGDLLGRGILTLSLAPRDNHEAQVQFALERGIPAILGIISTQRLPFPSNSFDMAHCSRCLIPWTEFGGVYLQEIHRILRPGGFWVLSGPPINYENRWRGWNTTIEAQKSDFDKLQDLLTSMCFKLYNKKDDIAVWQKTKDGNNCYSKLSEPEAYPPACDDSIEPDAGWYTPLRHCVVVPDPNLKKLALKSIPKWPQRLHVGAVRGGNEGALKQDESKWKKKAKHYKKLVPALGSDKIRNVMDMNTVYGGLAAALIDAPIWVMNVVSSYAENTLAVVYDRGLIGTYHDWCEAFSTYPRTYDLLHLDGLFTAENHRCEMKYVLLEMDRILRPNGYAIMRESNNYVDAIAILAKGMRWGCRKEDTENGGAGKEKVLICQKKI; encoded by the exons atGAAacacaaagatgatgatgaaaaaCCAATCATTCACCCAGATAAAAGATCCAGACTATTTCCAATGTCGATCGTGTTCATCGTTCTATGCAGCTTCTCCTTCTATCTTGGAGGCAATTTTTGTTCTTATaacaagaacaacaacaacaacaacacgCACAGACTGTTTGATGATTCTCCAAAGAAAGCAGCAGCCATTGCTATCACCTCTGTACAGAAGATTAAACCAATTTCCTTCCCTCAATGTTCCATTGATTATCAAGACTATACTCCCTGTACAGATCCAAAG AGATGGAGGAAGTACGGATTGCATCGGTTGACGTTCATGGAACGACATTGTCCGCCTGCCTTTGACAGGAAAGAATGCTTGGTTCCACCTCCAAAGGGTTACAAGGTTCCGATCAAGTGGCCGCAGAGCAAGAATCAATGCTGGTATCGGAATGTGCCCTACAATTGGATCAACAAAGTTAAATCAAATCAGAATTGGCTAAGAAAAGAAGGGGAGAGGTTCCTCTTCCCTGGCGGAGGAACTATGTTTCCTAATGGCGTCAGTAAGTACGTTGATTCGATGGAAGCTCTCATCCCAGAAATGAAAGACGGTACAGTTAGAACCGCCATTGATACCGGCTGTGGTGTTGCTAGTTGGGGAGGTGATTTACTTGGACGTGGTATTTTGACTCTTTCACTTGCGCCTAGAGATAATCACGAAGCTCAAGTTCAATTTGCTCTAGAACGCGGAATTCCTGCAATTCTCGGCATTATCTCAACTCAGAGACTTCCTTTCCCGTCTAATTCGTTTGACATGGCTCACTGCTCCAGATGTCTCATCCCCTGGACTGAATTCG GTGGGGTTTATCTTCAAGAAATACATCGCATACTTCGACCGGGAGGATTCTGGGTTCTGTCCGGACCTCCGATCAACTACGAGAATCGTTGGAGAGGATGGAACACGACAATCGAAGCGCAGAAGTCAGATTTCGACAAGCTTCAAGATCTACTAACATCAATGTGCTTCAAGCTGTACAACAAGAAGGATGATATTGCAGTCTGGCAGAAAACTAAAGACGGCAACAATTGCTACTCGAAGCTATCTGAACCGGAAGCCTACCCGCCCGCCTGCGACGACAGCATCGAACCGGACGCGGGATGGTACACCCCGCTCCGACATTGCGTCGTTGTCCCAGATCCTAACCTGAAGAAACTCGCGTTAAAGTCGATTCCCAAGTGGCCGCAACGCCTCCATGTCGGTGCCGTTCGCGGCGGAAACGAGGGAGCGTTGAAGCAGGACGAGAGTAAGTGGAAGAAGAAGGCGAAGCATTATAAGAAGCTGGTCCCGGCGCTTGGATCGGATAAGATTAGAAACGTGATGGATATGAACACTGTATATGGAGGTTTGGCTGCCGCTTTGATAGATGCTCCTATATGGGTTATGAACGTGGTTTCTTCGTATGCGGAAAACACGCTCGCGGTTGTCTATGACAGAGGACTGATCGGAACTTACCACGACTG GTGTGAGGCATTCTCTACTTATCCTCGAACATACGATCTTCTTCACCTCGACGGCCTCTTTACGGCGGAGAATCACAG ATGTGAGATGAAGTACGTGTTGCTGGAGATGGATAGGATTTTGAGGCCGAACGGGTACGCGATAATGAGGGAATCGAACAACTACGTGGACGCGATTGCGATATTGGCGAAGGGGATGCGATGGGGTTGCCGGAAAGAAGATACTGAAAACGGCGGTGCTGGGAAAGAGAAGGTGTTGATTTGCCAGAAGAAGATCTAG